The Dokdonia sp. 4H-3-7-5 genomic interval ACTCATCAAGACAGTTAAGTTTCATATCTGATCGTGGGTGCATAAAGAAAGGAATGCTGTAACGAGCCGTCCCCCATTCTTCTTTAGGTGGATTAATCACACGGTGTATGGTAGAACGTAACTTATTATTAGTATGGCGCTCCAGCATGTCACCTACATTAATCACAAGCTCATCTTCGTTAGGTATAGCGTCTATCCACTCTCCATCTTTACGTAATACTTGAAGACCTCCAGCAGATGCACCCATTAATAACGTAATCAGGTTAATGTCTCCATGTGCTCCTGCACGTACTGCTCCTTTAGGCTCTTCACTGATAGGTGGGTAATGAATAGGGCGCAAGATGCTATTTCCATTATTTGCCCAGTGGTCAAAATAGAATTCATCAAGACCTATATAAAGCGCTAGCGCTCTAAGTACATAAATACCTGTCTTCTCAAGCATGCGATATGCTTCCATACCTTTTTCATTGAACTCAGGTAATTCTGCTACTTCAATGTTTTCTGGATATGCTTCGGCAAGGTTTGCGTCTTCGTCTGCTTCTTGTCCAAAATGCCAAAATTCTTTTAAATCTCCTTCTTTCTTTCCTTTTGCATGTTCTTTACCAAAAGAAATGTAACCACGCTGGCCACCACCACCTTCTATTTCGTACTTTTTCTTAGTATCTTCTGGAAGGGCAAAAAAGCCTTTCACATTCTTATATAATCCGTCTACAAGTTGGTCATCTAGAAAGTGATTCTTCAGTGATACAAATCCTATGTCTTCATATGCAGAACCTATTTCTTGAACAAATTTTGCTTTACGATTAGGATCTTCACTTAAAAAATCTGCGAGATCTACACTTGGTATATTATTCATCTTTTCCTTCTTTAGGGTTGTGTTACGAAGATAAGAATTTTCTATAGGTTTTATCAGTAGTTAATAGGGGTGAAGACGTGATTTTTTAGGGTTACGCTTTCGCGAAAGCGCACTCTTAAAAGTTTCCTCATAGTGTTAATAACTTTAATGAATAACTTAAATATTGTCGTATTACTATTAAATCATAGTTAAACTGAGCCCCATTTTTTTCAAAAGATGCGGTAAGCCCGTACCTTGAGGTCATGGAACAGATATTAGTAGCAGGTGCACATGGTACCACAGGAAAAAAAATAGTTAACTTATTAAAAGAATCTCAATATTTCAACCCGATTGCAATGGTGAGAAAAGAAGAGCAAAAAAGCTTTTTCGAATCACAAGGAGTAGATACGGTTATGGGAGATCTAGAAGAGGATGTAAGTCCCGTTTTTAATCAATCATACGATAAAGTACTTTTTGCAGCAGGATCTGGAGGAAAGAAAGTAGTAGAGGTTGATCAAGAAGGTGCAAAGAAAATGATTGACGCATCAAAACAGCATGACATTAAGAAGTTTGTAATGTTAAGCTCCATGGGAGCAGATAATCCATCTGAGGCAGAAGAGTTACAAGATTACTTGAAAGCAAAGCATAATGCAGATGAATATCTTAAAGATAGCGGATTAAATTATGCTATTGTAAGACCTGGAAGTCTTACAGATAACGAACTAACGAATAAAATAGAGCTTGCCGAAAAGCTGAATAAAAGAGGTGAGATAAGCCGTAATG includes:
- a CDS encoding isopenicillin N synthase family dioxygenase produces the protein MNNIPSVDLADFLSEDPNRKAKFVQEIGSAYEDIGFVSLKNHFLDDQLVDGLYKNVKGFFALPEDTKKKYEIEGGGGQRGYISFGKEHAKGKKEGDLKEFWHFGQEADEDANLAEAYPENIEVAELPEFNEKGMEAYRMLEKTGIYVLRALALYIGLDEFYFDHWANNGNSILRPIHYPPISEEPKGAVRAGAHGDINLITLLMGASAGGLQVLRKDGEWIDAIPNEDELVINVGDMLERHTNNKLRSTIHRVINPPKEEWGTARYSIPFFMHPRSDMKLNCLDECVNEEHPKAFEDITAGEFLHQRLVEIGLIKE
- a CDS encoding SDR family oxidoreductase → MEQILVAGAHGTTGKKIVNLLKESQYFNPIAMVRKEEQKSFFESQGVDTVMGDLEEDVSPVFNQSYDKVLFAAGSGGKKVVEVDQEGAKKMIDASKQHDIKKFVMLSSMGADNPSEAEELQDYLKAKHNADEYLKDSGLNYAIVRPGSLTDNELTNKIELAEKLNKRGEISRNDVAQTLVRTLNDDVANKSTFEIIKGETIIADALNKVAVH